The sequence below is a genomic window from Actinokineospora baliensis.
CAGTCACCGGGCTCGCGTTGGACGCGACACCCCCGGGCCAGGTTCCCACTCGACCCGATGATCACGCCAACCCCACCCGGGGCAGTCGTCACCACGGGTCGCACCGTAACGGTCACTCAGCGCGCTGGGGTCGAGTTGACCCAACTGTGCCCGGTTGTCCTACGCCGCTACCGATCGGCGTTAGGCGTTAAGTCAACCGCGTAGAGCTTGAACCACCCGGGATGGCGCTGGGCGGCCTAGCTGGGCAGCCATCCACACGCTGGTGTCAGCGAGCTTGTCCAAGTCGACGCCGGTCTTGATGCCGAGACCGTCGAGCATCCACACGAGGTCCTCGGTGGCGAGGTTGCCGGTAGCCGACTCGGCGTAAGGGCAGCCACCGAGGCCCCCAGCGGAAGAGTCGACCGTGGTGACACCGAGGCGCAGCGCAGCGAGCGTGTTGGACAGGGCTTGGCCGTAGGTGTCGTGGAAGTGGACCGCGATATCGCCTATAGGCACGCCCGCACCGGAAGCCGCGGCGATGACTGCCTCTACCTGGCCAGGGGTCGCGACGCCAATGGTGTCGCCAAGGGAGAGCTGCCCGCAGCCCATGTCCATCAACCGTTTGCCTACGGCAGCAACCTGGTCGGGGGCTACCGGCCCTTCCCAAGGGTCGCCGAAGCACATAGAGACGTACGCCCGCACATCAAGGCCCTCAGCACGGGCGCGGGTGACCACCGGCTCGAACATGGCGAACTGCTCGTCGAGGGTGCGGTTGAGGTTGCGTTTGGCGAAGGTCTCCGTGGCGCTGCCGAAGATCGCGATATGCCGGACACCCGCGGCGAGCGCGCGATCCAAACCGCGCTCGTTGGGCACCAGGACGGGGTAACTAACGCCTTCGGCTTGGGTAAGACCGGCGAGGAGGTCCTCGGCGTCAGCCAGCTGCGGGACCCACTTGGGGTGCACGAAGCTGGTCGCCTCCAGCACACCCAGGCCCGCTTCGGCCAACCGCGCCAAGAACTCCAGCTTCACGTCGACCGGGACGACAGTGCTCTCGTTCTGCAGCCCGTCGCGCGCGCCGACCTCCCAGATCGTCACCCGCTCCGGCAGGCCACCGGCACCGACCACTGCGGGCAGGCCCACCTCGCGTGCCCCCACGTCAGCGCCGTCCCGGCTCGGGGTGGTCCCCTTCGCGCGGGGCACGACCGAAGTCGTCGTACGGGTTGTCGTTGACCTCGCGGTAGAGCAGCGTGTGCACCTTCTCCACGTTCGGGATGTCGTCGAACTCCAGCGGTTCCTGCGAGCTGGACTCGATGATCAGGGTGCCGCAGCCGACGATCCGGTCCACCAGGCCGTGCTCGAACCGCACGCTGCTGATCCGCGCCAGCGGGATGTCGATACCGGTGCGCTTGATGACGCCCATCCGGAACATCACCCGGTCGGTGGTGACGATGAAGTGCGTGGTCCGCCAGCGCACGAACGGGGCCAGGAAGCCCCAGACGACGACCATCAGGGCGACCGCGCCGATGATGATCCAGGCGATGGTCGCCCAGGACAGGTCCTGGGCCAGGATCGCCAGCCAGATGCCGCCCGCGAGGGTGACCAGGAGCAGCAGGTACGGCAGCAGCAGCATCTTCCAGTGCGGGTGCCGGTGGAGCACGACCTGCTCGCCTTCGCTGAGCACGTCATCGGGGTATGCCACGATGTCCTCCCGATCTTCACTGGTGACGGCGCTACCGTACTCGGCGAGGGACCTCCCGGGCGTCACGGAGTGGTGAACTCGGGAATCAGGCCCCCGGACGCACGTGCACGACGTCTCCCGCGGACAACGTGCGGGCGGTGCCGCCGACGTCCACGACCAAACGCCCGTCCCCGTCGATGTCGGTGGCCAGTGCCTGCAGGCTGGTCCCGTCCGGCAGCTCGACCCGCACCCGTTGGCCCAAGGTCGCGCAGCTAGCGCGGTACTCGGCAAGCAGCCCGGATGTCACCAGGTCGCCCTGGGCTCCGCGCCACGACCGCTCGGCCTCGTCGAACGCCCTAAGAAGAGCGATCGCCACCTCAGTGCGATCCGCTGTACTGCCCTCTTGGGTGAGTGAGGTGGCAGCGAGCCCACCAGGGCCTACTGGAACGTCAGCGGGAAGAGGCGCGACGTTGAGCCCGATACCGAGGACCACTGCCTGACCGCTTACCTCCGCTAGGACGCCCGCGCACTTGGCCGGCTCCGCGCCCGCGAGGAGGTCGTTAGGCCACTTGAGTGAAGCGATGACCCCTAGATGGCGAGCGGTCCGGATAAGGGCGACCCCAGCGACCAGGGCGAGAGATCCGTACCGGGCAACTGGAACACCGGCGGGCCGGAGCAAGACGCTGAGGTAGATACCGGAGGCAGGCGGAGACACCCAGTCGCGAGCACGCCTCCCGCGCCCTGCGGTCTGCTGCTCAGCGAGAAGAACAGTCCGGTCAGCAGCGCTGTCAGCGACGGCCACCAGGTCAGCGTTGGTGGAGCCGGTTGAGTCGACTACGTCCACCGCCGCGTAAGAGCCCAAGGCCGCGCGCAGTGCCTCAACGTCGAGTGCTGCCATGCGCCCAAGGGTAGAGCCGACCCCCTGACCCGGCTGGTCGGAGCGGAACAACCGGGCGGGGGCGGC
It includes:
- a CDS encoding hydroxymethylglutaryl-CoA lyase, translated to MGAREVGLPAVVGAGGLPERVTIWEVGARDGLQNESTVVPVDVKLEFLARLAEAGLGVLEATSFVHPKWVPQLADAEDLLAGLTQAEGVSYPVLVPNERGLDRALAAGVRHIAIFGSATETFAKRNLNRTLDEQFAMFEPVVTRARAEGLDVRAYVSMCFGDPWEGPVAPDQVAAVGKRLMDMGCGQLSLGDTIGVATPGQVEAVIAAASGAGVPIGDIAVHFHDTYGQALSNTLAALRLGVTTVDSSAGGLGGCPYAESATGNLATEDLVWMLDGLGIKTGVDLDKLADTSVWMAAQLGRPAPSRVVQALRG
- a CDS encoding biotin--[acetyl-CoA-carboxylase] ligase; the encoded protein is MAALDVEALRAALGSYAAVDVVDSTGSTNADLVAVADSAADRTVLLAEQQTAGRGRRARDWVSPPASGIYLSVLLRPAGVPVARYGSLALVAGVALIRTARHLGVIASLKWPNDLLAGAEPAKCAGVLAEVSGQAVVLGIGLNVAPLPADVPVGPGGLAATSLTQEGSTADRTEVAIALLRAFDEAERSWRGAQGDLVTSGLLAEYRASCATLGQRVRVELPDGTSLQALATDIDGDGRLVVDVGGTARTLSAGDVVHVRPGA
- a CDS encoding PH domain-containing protein gives rise to the protein MAYPDDVLSEGEQVVLHRHPHWKMLLLPYLLLLVTLAGGIWLAILAQDLSWATIAWIIIGAVALMVVVWGFLAPFVRWRTTHFIVTTDRVMFRMGVIKRTGIDIPLARISSVRFEHGLVDRIVGCGTLIIESSSQEPLEFDDIPNVEKVHTLLYREVNDNPYDDFGRAPREGDHPEPGRR